Within Desulfomicrobium escambiense DSM 10707, the genomic segment ATGAGAAATTCCTTGTAGGCCGCCGGGTCATGGGCCTTGCCCGTCCGCTCGCGGTGCCAGGCGTCGATCCGCTTCTGCAGTTCTTCGCGTTTGGCCAGCAGCGCCTGGTTGCGCGGGGTCAGGTCCCGCAGGATCGTTTCCAGGGATGCCCAGAAAGCGGTGTCCGCCACGCCCGTTCCGGGCGCGACCTGTTCACGGATAAGGTCATAGAGGGGCTTTGCGACGTTCAGTCCGCCGACGGGAATGTAGGTCATGGGCTGCTCCTTGGTTGGAATGGAAATTGGTCCTACCAATATCCGGGAACCGGCGTCGGGTCAATGTTGGGAACAAATTCACGTTGATTCCCGCAGTGCAATGAAGACGAGAAGTTGGGTGACCGGTTGGGCAGGATTTTCATTCATGCGGATGAACGCGTGGCGGCGACCTTGATTTCGCCCGCCCGCCGGAATCCGTTGGACGTTCGGCTTGAACCCGCTCTGTCCCGAGGGTACACGGCGGCAGGACTCACAGGAGGAAGGCATGAAAAGCTATCGCAAGGAACTTTGGTTTCAGGTGCCCACACGCCGGGCCTTCATCAATATCACGGGCGAGGTCGAGGACTGCCTGCGCGAGAGCGGCATCCGGGAAGGCCTCGTGCTGGTCAACGCCATGCACATTACCGCCTCGGTCTTCATCAACGACGACGAGTCGGGTCTGCACCACGACTACGAGAAGTGGCTGGAGAGGCTCGCCCCCCATGAGCCCGTGGCGCAGTACCGGCACAATGTCGGCGAGGACAATGCCGATGCGCACATGAAGCGGCAGGTCATGGGCCGGGAGGTGGTCGTGGCCGTGACCGATGGGCGGCTCGAC encodes:
- a CDS encoding secondary thiamine-phosphate synthase enzyme YjbQ is translated as MKSYRKELWFQVPTRRAFINITGEVEDCLRESGIREGLVLVNAMHITASVFINDDESGLHHDYEKWLERLAPHEPVAQYRHNVGEDNADAHMKRQVMGREVVVAVTDGRLDFGTWERIFYGEFDGRRLKRVLVKIIGE